In Euphorbia lathyris chromosome 2, ddEupLath1.1, whole genome shotgun sequence, the sequence GGAGTTATCACTGCCACGAAGAAGGCAGCCGCTGTTTTGGATCAATATCTACCGGACTATGATGCAGTAAAGAAAGAAACGGATGTGAGTTGGTTTGTACCTCGTTTTTTTGCAAGTCATGTCTATTTGTGCATtgtattgttttctttttcatggATGGAGAAGTGGTTAATGAAGAAAGTGCTAAAAGGATGCAAAAGTGGGGGAAGGGGGTGCTCTGACAACATGTATCATATTTTCTTTAACTTCAAACAATCTGCTAAACCCTGGTTGTTAAACTTACTTGCAGGTGCGTAGACTTGAACCAGCCTCAGAGAATGACGACAAGGAATCAAATGGAGCAGAGAAAATCAAGGCCGTTGAGAAGTACCATGAAATGAATATTAAGCAATTACGAGAGCAAGCCAAGCTTCAAGGGGTTTCCACTGCCGGAACTAAGAAGGAATTGTTGGTGAGGCTTTGCAATGAGTTACCGGACAATGACAATTCTGGCCATACTCTTCAAGGTAAACTTCGCCTTTTTTGCTAATGCTCTTCCCGTTTTTTTATTACTTTCTTGAAGCATATGCATTTTAGTAGAAAATTGATTGGATTTAATTATGTGCTTCATTGATTTTCTCTTATTTATTGAACTTATGATTTTTGGTATGATTGTTAATGTGGTGGCAGttaaagaagaggagaaagttATCACTGCCACAAAGAAGGGAGCTGCTGTGCTGGATCAATATCTACCGGAGGAGATAAAGTCGCAGTATCATGTTTTGAAACTGGCAAGTCTTAGATTTCTTGTAGGCTTTTTGCTTGTAGTTAGCTATTGTAATGTTATGAGAGGAAGTAACAAAATATCAGTTGTTGCTGATAATAGCTTTCTTAGAttctttagtttttttaatagCTCTGAATTGAGCTTCTTCCTACTTTTTTTATTCCAATTATTTCAGGGTAATGATGTGTACGATGCCATGTTGAATCAGACAGATATTGGGAATAACAACAACAAGTTCTATGTCATTCAACTTCTAGGTGAGCTTTCAAGTTCTGTTTCTTACGATTATCGAACTACAGAAAACTATGATACTGAAGATTGATTGTAAAAATTTCCTTTAAATTGCTCGGAAATCAATACCTAAAATGATTGCATGTTCACATTAGAAGTGTTTTTTTTCCCAGAATCTGATGATGGTGGTAGATTCATTGTCTACAATAGATGGGGAAGGGTTGGGGTAAAAGGACAAGATAAATTATTTGGTCCCTATACTTCTCAAGACACTGCAACTTATGAGTTTGAAGAGAAATTCTATGCTAAGACAAAGAACAGCTGGTCCAACAGAAAGGAGTTCAAATGTTACCCTAAGTGCTATACCTGGTTGGAAATGGACTATGATGAAGTAAAGAAAGAAACAGATGTGAGTTGGtttgtatctttttttttttttttttttccatgtcTTGGCTATTTGTGTATtatattgttttcttttatgaaaatgaatatTTCATGGATGGAGAGATGGTAATTAAAGGAAGTGCTATGTTGCTTTTGGATTTCTGAATTTTACCTGTTTTGGTTGTTCTGTGTGTTGATAAAGAGGGTGGATACGATTTAAAGTGACTGTTGAAACAGTGGGTTCTTAATGTTTTGAGTCCAACCCGTCTCATAAAATTGCTGTAGTCAGGTCAAAGAGAAGTCGGATTCTGGTTTTGCAATTCAACCTCGAGAAACAAAACTTGAGCCACGTGTTGCGGAATTTATTTCTCTTATATGCAATGTGAGCATGATGAAGCAGCAAATGATGGAAATAGGTCAGTAATCCATCGTTGTTTATCAATTGTTTATTTGAACCATTGAATATGTGTTTGATTTTGTAATTATTCACTTCAATTTTGTTCTTTTTGTTACTTCTCTTCTAGATATTGATGTGAGGAAATCATTCATGTAATTTTCGCTCTATTGTCTGTTTAGGATATAATGCTAATAAGCTGCCGCTTGGGAAGTTAAGCAAATCAACAATATTGAAGGTATGTTTAATTGGTTCTGGTTTAAAAGAAACCAATTTATTGTTGCATATGTAATTTTTCCCCCATCCCCAGCATATCCCCACGGGAATTCTCCATAGAGattcttaaaataaatatttatatggatttttatatttatttttatatctgGATAATTCTTATTTGTTTTATGTTTGATAGATTGATGTATTATGAATTATGATTGATGTTTTACTTATATTAATGTTTTATAGATTATATTTTCCTATTTGTATTACACACGGTAAAATTTTAATTTCACTAAAGAAAATGCTATTTAGAATTTGAGTAATGGGGAATGGGGATCCCATGGGGATGGAGACAGGGACGATTTTTTTCCCATTTCATAAATGGGGACGGGGATTCCCCATCTAGATGGGAACAGGGATGGGGGAGGCTGTCCCCACCCGGTCCCATTTGCAACTGTAGCTGGATGTACTTTAATGTTAGGAGTTATGGCCACTTAGCTGCAGTTCTTGCTTTGCAATTTGATGTCACAAGGTGCTCGAGTTCCTTTTGCACTTCAAATGGTATTTTCCCTTCTGGAATGGAACAGTGGATGTGCTGCCCAATCAATTATTCTCTGCTGTACCCTGCAGCGACATGAGTTGCATAAGGAATGGTTTTAGTGATGCAGATATTAGTGTACACTGTACATTCCTTTTTCAATATACTTATTCCATCACAGCCCTGATATGACACTAGCATCTGATTAGTAATCCAAGCACTAAATGCTAACTACTGTGTTTCTATAGGTCGCTGTTTTATGGTGCATAATATCATATCTTCATTTTCTCACTGTTCTTGTTACATCTTTTAAGTCAATTTTCTAAATTTGAGTAGGGCTATGGTGTCTTGAAGAGGATTGCTGATGTAATCGGCACTGCAAATAAACAACAACTTGATGAATTGACTGGGTAAGATTTTAGTGTGAGATTGAAAATTGTTGCATATGTAATTTTTCCTCCCTTCACTTTTAGTTTGAGATTCTGGAATGTGTCTAGAAAGAAAAtatgaaactttaatttttgattgCAGAGAATTCTACACTGTTATTCCCCATGACTTTGGGTTTAAAAAAATGCGTAagtcctctctctctctctctatttgTATGTCTCTTTTAAGGATGAGAAATCTTCAGCAACTGGTGATTAGCagtttctctctctctatatatattgtAAATATTGTTCAAGTAATGTAAACGTGTGATTATGGCAGGAGAGTTTGTCATTGACACTCCTCAGAAGCTAAAACACAAACTAGAGATGGTAATTcaattttcttttcttacaaattaTCTGGTTTTTTTAACTGAAaaatatttatttcatttttttaacagTAGATTATTAAGATATTTTTGTATCCCAACAGAATATCAACTAATTGATATTAAAAGGTTTTATTAATTTCTcctttgcaatttttttttttcttggttAAAATACTTATCAGTGAGATTTATATGGAAATGAGTTGGTTTCTAAACTTACATGAGTTATTGCTGAATGCTGAGCTACTTGTATTTAATTGAAGGTTGAAGCATTAGGTGAGATTGAGGTTGCAACTAAGTTGTTAGAGGATGAACAGGGGATACAGGTAATATGTCTTGGTCTTGTTTGTTATTGGCAGTCTGGCATGCAAAGTTTTGCTGTTACTTAAGATTTTCTGAAATTTACCTTATTCttggttttgttttattttaatttctctTAATATTGTAGGAAGATCCATTATATTGTCATTATAGTCGCCTTCATTGTGAACTGACACCACTTGAAGTTGATTCTGAGGAATTCTCTATGGTAATATTCTGAAACAAATACAACTTAGGCTTATTGCAGGGTTTTTTTCCCCAGTAGTTATTTGTCGTTTCATATATTCTGGGAGACAGAGAATTGCAGTTGGGGAACCAAAGTCATTCTCGACCTCTGACCATTTATAAAAGCACTTTGGCTTTTCTATAGATATATTAACCAACACTTGCTGTCTATGCTTTATGGTAAGGTTGGAATGTATATGCGGAACACACATGCAAAGACCCATTCACAGTACACTGTTGATATCGTTCAAATTTTCAAGGTCTCAAGAAAGGATGAAGGCGAACGCTTCACAAAGGTAACATTGCATCCTCGATTGTCACAAATTGTATTATTTGTGGATCATGCTGTATCTGGGGATAGTTTAGCAATTAGAAGAAAAGTTTTCACTTGCATTCATTTTCAGTCACGTAAACATCTATagctattttttaatttaattacctTATTGATCTTGTGTGCAGTTCTCCACTATGAAAAACAGAATGCTTTTGTGGCATGGTTCTCGTCTCTCAAATTGGGCTGGCATTTTATCCCAAGGTTGTTTCTTACTCTTGTTCTTTCCCACATGTATACTATATCCAAGTGCATTCCAGTGAATTCTCCATCAATAATTGAAAATTACAACTTCTGCAATGACAAACTACTAGGCTTGCGGATTGCTCCCCCAGAAGCACCTGTAACAGGGTACATGTTTGGGAAGGGGGTTTACTTTGCTGATATGTTCTCCAAAAGTGCAAATTATTGTTATGCAAGCAGTGCTACTTCAGCTGGTGTACTACTTTTGTGTGAGGTACAGTATGGAAACAGCTGCTTTTACAGTTGCGTCAAACCATTGACTCTGAAGCACGGACACGCCTGAACCCTAACGTATCCGGTGTCGGATACGGTTCCGACACGGAAACGGCCGGACACGCCAGGGACACCGTGTCGGGGCCGTTTCCGTAAATTGGAAAAATTGGACACGCGTATCCTTCACGGATACGCGTGTCCCGGAGAAAAAATCCGATTTGCTTCGCTGCTGTATAAACTCCGATCGATCGATTGTTATTCCACAGGTATTTGAAGAATCAGAAAGTTTCTTATTCCCTGGTAAGCCAAAAACTTATCGATTCTAATTCCCTGGTAATACAGAAACTTATCGATTCTTATTCCCTGGTAAGCCAAAAACTTATCGATTCTAATTTAAAGCCATTAATGCAAAAAACTCTCAAACTTCTCCATTAAGAGTTTTATAATTTcgtttatatgtatttatttagttatattataaaaaatcatatataaaaatatatttttaatatttataaatgtgccccaatatttttattatttacacgTATCCCCCACGTATCCGTGTcctgtgttttatagaaatgacGTTTCCCGTGTCCGTGTCCGTGTCGGATACCGTGTCGCGTGTCCGTGTCCGGGCAACATAGACCATTGATCTATGCTTATTTGCACAAGCTTTAGAATTTTGGAGGAAATTTATAACCATGTGCTGGGTGTCTGAAATATGGAGTGACATGATTTACAAAAAAATTTGCTGGTGTTTAGGCtaattttgatatatatatattgtgacTAACATGTTTGATTCTCGTCACTGAATATTTCTAATAATGAGCCGATTTACTTCTTAGGTTGCACTTGGCAACATGGCTGAGCTATTAAATGCAAATTACGATGCTGATATGTTGCCTGAAGGAATGCTAAGGTTTGTTTCATTATTACTTTTTCTGTATGCAAACTTTAATGAAATAAAATCTCCATCCCTCCATTTGGATAGATGAGTGTTTTGATTCTTTTGAAATGAATTTATGTTTTTGATTCTTCTCTTAGATATGAATATCTGTATAGACACCTCAGTTTGGAATCTGGAGTTAAATTTGAACTGAAGTTGGAGCTATGTTGGTTACAAGGGCTTTAAACTGAGCTGGCCAAGTTGTTATCTTGGTAGTTATTCTGTTAGAGAAACGTTGGAAAGTCAGTTTAATTTCGGTACACTAGCTTGTGTAGTAAAGAGCAGCTTGATGAATTAATAACCATTCATCCTCATTCTTTTATCATCTCAATCTTTAATTTCCTCTTTTCCTTTGACCTCCCTTCTCTCCAGTTTCCTCCtgttttcttctctttctcacCTTCCAAACACGAGTCAGTACAAGGTCTTAAAACCTCTTCCAGTTCAGATTTTAGTGACAACCGTTGGCCATTGCTTTTTGCTAGGAGTGGTTACTACTGCACAAAGTAAAATAACATTTTGCTGTTTATGAAAGTTGCACTGGGGAAATATATGATCATTCGTGAGATGCAGCTTGTTCCGTTCTTTTCCATTTTGCAATATGCAGTTCTCTCACACAAATTATGACATAGAATgatgtatttttatattattacttTTTCGAAGTTGATGCGAGGTTAAGCATTTGAATCTAATTACTGCAGCACAAAAGGAGTTGGCGCTACTGCTCCAGATCCTTCCGGTGCCAAGATATTGGGGGATGGCGTCGTTGTTCCCCTTGGGAAACCAAAAGCGCAAAAATGCCCCAAGGTTTGCAGATTATAATTACACTCTTATATAACTGAAATGGCTTCCTCTCTAATtgtcttattattatttttagggaTTGATGTATAATTTATCTGATCTGAATACTCTGCAGGGTTCTTTATTGTACAACGAGTTTATTGTCTACAATGTGGATCAGATTAGGATGCGCTATGTG encodes:
- the LOC136217738 gene encoding poly [ADP-ribose] polymerase 2 encodes the protein MANKLRVDELRAELSKRGLDTTGTKLSLVRRLQSASENEDKESMEAHDAGGNKKRGRENEDIDSNEAEKIKAVDKYRQMNIKQLREQAKLQGVSTAGTKELLERLCNELPDNNDSSHTLQVKEEEGVITATKKAAAVLDQYLPDYDAVKKETDVRRLEPASENDDKESNGAEKIKAVEKYHEMNIKQLREQAKLQGVSTAGTKKELLVRLCNELPDNDNSGHTLQVKEEEKVITATKKGAAVLDQYLPEEIKSQYHVLKLGNDVYDAMLNQTDIGNNNNKFYVIQLLESDDGGRFIVYNRWGRVGVKGQDKLFGPYTSQDTATYEFEEKFYAKTKNSWSNRKEFKCYPKCYTWLEMDYDEVKKETDVKEKSDSGFAIQPRETKLEPRVAEFISLICNVSMMKQQMMEIGYNANKLPLGKLSKSTILKGYGVLKRIADVIGTANKQQLDELTGEFYTVIPHDFGFKKMREFVIDTPQKLKHKLEMVEALGEIEVATKLLEDEQGIQEDPLYCHYSRLHCELTPLEVDSEEFSMVGMYMRNTHAKTHSQYTVDIVQIFKVSRKDEGERFTKFSTMKNRMLLWHGSRLSNWAGILSQGLRIAPPEAPVTGYMFGKGVYFADMFSKSANYCYASSATSAGVLLLCEVALGNMAELLNANYDADMLPEGMLSTKGVGATAPDPSGAKILGDGVVVPLGKPKAQKCPKGSLLYNEFIVYNVDQIRMRYVVQVNFKYNK